CTGGCCGGAAGGCAGTCCATCCCCGTGGATTTCTATGAGGCGGCAAGGATCGACGGGGGAGGAAGTTTCCAGATCTTCCGCCGGATCACTCTGCCCCTGATGCTGCCATTTGTGGGGGTGGGAGTGACTTCTGCCTCTGTGACGGCCATCAATGTATTTGATGAGATCGTGGCCCTGTCAGGGTACAGTGATCTGGGGAAGAACATTCTGATGGAAAGTTATCTGACCACCTTTACCTTCCTTGATTTCGGCAAGGGAGCAGCGGTTACTTATATTGTTCTGTTCTTCGCCCTGATCCTGGGGATCTTCTACTTAAGAAGCCTGGCAAAGGAGGTGTCCTACCAGTGAAATACGCGAAAAAAGCCGGGTATGTACTTGCCCTGGCATTGTTTCTTATTCTTACGGCAGGTCCCTTCCTCTGGACCTTTCTCCTGTCGGTGACGCCGGACCACGCTATTTTCTCCCAGGGAAGCGGATTCTGGCCGGGAGAACTGATCTGGGATAATTATATAGAGCTTTTCTCCGGCGGACAGCGGGGCAGCCGGTTTTTTGCCAGTCTGTTGAACTCCCTGAAAGCCACAGGGGTTACCCTTTGTATCGGTATACCGGCGGCGCTTCTTAGCGCCTACGCCCTGGGCAGGATGGAATTTAAAGGGCGGATGCTGATCCGGGACCTTCTCCTTGTCACCATGGTGATCCCGGTGATGGCTACCATCATCCCTCTGTACCGGATGTTCGCCCAGGGGGAGATGCTGGACAACCTGTTTTGGCTGAGTCTTGTGTACGTCAGCTCCTACCTTCCTATGGCGGTGTGGCTGATGACCAATTATTTCGCCACCATCCCCAGGGAGATGGAAGAGGCGGCGTTTATCGACGGCTGCGGGCGTGTGGGTTCCTTCTTCCGTCTGATCCTGCCCCTTTCCCGGCCTATTATCCTGTCGGTGGCCCTGATCATGTTCTTAAGTACCTGGAGTCAGTTCCAGATCCCGCTGATCCTGGCTTCCTCCATGGAGACAAAGCCTATGGCTATCGTTATCTCGGAGTTTGTGACAAAGGACAGCGTCCAGTACGGGCTGGTGGCGGCGGCCGGCATGCTGGCCCTGGCGCCCCCTGCTCTGGCAGCGTTTATTTTCCGGAAATATCTGGTGACAGGAATGACAAACGGATCGGTAAAAGGATAGCTATTCTTTATCCGGTCGGGACAGTTCTCTTCGCAGCTTTATCAGGATGACCAGCGCCAGGATCGCGGCCAGGGCTGATGTCCCGGCAAAATTCAGCCAGATTCCCGTAAGCCCCAGCGGCCATAGTGCGCCGATCAGGATAACGGGAAAGATCAGCGCGGTGGACACAGAGATCAATGCGGCAGGGACTGGTTTTTCAATTGCCAGCATATAACTCTGGGTGGCGAAAGACAGCCATCGGGTGAGATAGGTCAGGGCAAACAGCTGCAGGGCGGGGATTGCCATGGCAAGGACTTTGGCTGTGGCGTCGGCTACAAACAGGAGAGTAATCTCCTCCGGCAGGAGGAAAAGTACTGCGGCTGACAACAGAGAAAGGATCAGGGCAGCCGTAAAGCAGCATTTTTCAATTGCCCTTACCCGGGAGAACTTCTGCGCGCCCCAGTTATATCCCACTGCAGGCTGGAGAGAGTCGCATGTCCCGTACATCAGCGGCTGGATAAATCCCTCGGCGAACATCAGAATGCCATAGACGGACACAGCAGTTTCTCCGCCGAGACGGACCAGAATGGCATTCATAAGGATTGAGGTGATCCGGCCTGCAATGTTGTTTAAGAAATTAGGACTTCCACAGGCGATGATCTGGCGGATCATCCGGATATGGAAGCAGGGGACGCAGAACCGGAGCAGCGCTTTTCTCCGGAAAAAGGGAATGAAGGCGATTCCCGCGCAGACAGCCATCCCGGTGCAGGTGGCCAGCGCGGCTGCCCAGATTCCCCAGTGAAAAACGCAAAGGAACAGAAATTCCAGCGCGGTGCTTAAGACGGACATCAGGATGTTCAGCCACATACTTC
This window of the Massilistercora timonensis genome carries:
- a CDS encoding carbohydrate ABC transporter permease, which translates into the protein MKYAKKAGYVLALALFLILTAGPFLWTFLLSVTPDHAIFSQGSGFWPGELIWDNYIELFSGGQRGSRFFASLLNSLKATGVTLCIGIPAALLSAYALGRMEFKGRMLIRDLLLVTMVIPVMATIIPLYRMFAQGEMLDNLFWLSLVYVSSYLPMAVWLMTNYFATIPREMEEAAFIDGCGRVGSFFRLILPLSRPIILSVALIMFLSTWSQFQIPLILASSMETKPMAIVISEFVTKDSVQYGLVAAAGMLALAPPALAAFIFRKYLVTGMTNGSVKG
- a CDS encoding MATE family efflux transporter, giving the protein MSSTALFSKTPPLKLFFLASLPGAVSMLASALYQTIDGIFVGQFLGPTAFAALNLAMPFVIINFALADLIGVGASVPISISLGKKQNDHANNIFTCACLMIVGSGIVIGAALFLLAPLLIRLMGAEGDFARFAVQYLRVYALTSPVTTIIFAVDNFLRICGYIRGSMWLNILMSVLSTALEFLFLCVFHWGIWAAALATCTGMAVCAGIAFIPFFRRKALLRFCVPCFHIRMIRQIIACGSPNFLNNIAGRITSILMNAILVRLGGETAVSVYGILMFAEGFIQPLMYGTCDSLQPAVGYNWGAQKFSRVRAIEKCCFTAALILSLLSAAVLFLLPEEITLLFVADATAKVLAMAIPALQLFALTYLTRWLSFATQSYMLAIEKPVPAALISVSTALIFPVILIGALWPLGLTGIWLNFAGTSALAAILALVILIKLRRELSRPDKE